The nucleotide sequence GCTGCTTGGCGAGCTTGTCGGGGAGCCAGAGATCACGGTCATCGAGGAGCGCAATCCATTCTCCTCGCGCTTCCTGCACTCCAGCATTCAGGGCGTGCTCGGGAGGCAGAGGAGAGGCCAAATCGAGCACGGTCAGCCGGACGTCTCGCAGCGCTTGTAGGACCCCGCGCACGGCGGGGTCCGCCCTGTCGGTCACCACGATCACTTCCAGCTCGTTCAGGGTCTGTTCCAAGGCACTGCGGACGGCCTGCTCTACCCACGCTGCCCCATGTTTTGCCAGGATGACGGCACTCACCCGAACAGGGGCGCTCAGTGCTTGGCCTGCGCTGCTTTGGAGATTCGTCGTCATCAGGCGAACGCGCCCAGGAGTCGAAGGCGGCGCTTCTGCGGGGACGCTCCAGACCTCCTCACTGTGCCCAGGGAGCAGGTCCTGAAGCGTATCCCGCAAGTCCAGGCGAGGATCTGGACCTCTCTCCTTGCACTGTCGGAAGCTGGCCGCTGCC is from Deinococcus sp. Leaf326 and encodes:
- a CDS encoding glycosyltransferase family A protein, with product MTTNLQSSAGQALSAPVRVSAVILAKHGAAWVEQAVRSALEQTLNELEVIVVTDRADPAVRGVLQALRDVRLTVLDLASPLPPEHALNAGVQEARGEWIALLDDRDLWLPDKLAKQLAWNRTPYADIISSRLIHRTARGDEVWPWRLYEGGTLLGDYLFDRKGLGAGEAILQWSTLLIRRSVLLAQPWPAVPRYPEWDWLLEAVEVHGRSITMHPN